The following is a genomic window from Sphingorhabdus sp. Alg231-15.
CAGGATGGCAATCATTGGGTTATCAACGGCTCAAAGACTTTCATTACCGGCGGAATGACATCGGACTATTTTGTTGTCGGTGCGCGGACCGGCGGCGAGGGGCTGAATGGGATTTCGCTGTTTCTGGTCGAGAAAGATATGGACGGCTTTTCCCGTACTGCGCTGGACAAGAAAATGGGCTGGTGGGCATCGGATCAGGCGACACTTTACTTCGATGATGTCCGCGTTCCAGCTGGCAACATGCTTGGTGATGAAGGGCGCGGTTTCATCCAGATCATGCATAATTTCAATTATGAACGGCTCGGCATGGTCGCTCAATGCCTGGGTATGATGCGTGTCTTGCTGGAAGAATCCATCGGCTATGCGCAGCAGCGCGAAACTTTTGGCAAGCCGCTTAGCCAGCATCAAGTGATCCGCCACAAAATTGCGGAAATGTCGGCCCGAGTCGATGCAACCGAGGCTTGGGTGAACCAGATCTGCTTCCTCGCCGAGAATGACCAGATGCCGGTGGATCAGATTTGCAAAGCCAAGTTTTTCAGTACCAAGAATCTTGAATATTGTGCGAGTGAAGCGATGCAGATCTGGGGCGGCGCAGGCTATTTGCGCGGCAATGTCGTGGAGCGTTTTTATCGCGAAGTTAAAGTCATGGCCATTGGTGGCGGATCCGAAGAAATTATGCGCGATCTCGCCGTGCGGCAAATGGGGCTTTGATCGGGGCGGGAATATTCCTGTCTGGACATGGCTTCATCATAAGTCGATAGAATGTCGGTGACTGAACAACCGGAAATCACCAAGCCAAATAATGCGCCTTTGCTGCCGACAGGATCGGTCTTGCTGGGGCTTGCGTCTTTCTCTGCCATGGATGCCGTTATGAAGAGTCTCAGCCTGAGCTTGGGCCCGTATAACGCGATTCTGTGGCGCTATGCTGTGGGTTTTGTGATCATCGGCGTCCTCTATTTATGGCAACGGCCGAGTTGGCCAGATCGCCAGATCATGAAGATCCATGTTTTGCGTAGCGTCTTGATCGTTTTCATGGCCTATCTTTTCTTTTGGGGGCTGACTCGCGTACCGCTTGCGGAAGGTATAGCGCTAAGCTTTATAGCGCCGCTGATCGCGCTCTACCTCGCTGCAATTTTCCTTAAGGAATCGATCCACCCCAAGGCGATCTGGGCATCGCTCTTTGGCCTCGCGGGCGTTGCCGTCATAGCTTATGAAAAACTAACCGGTGACTATCCGACAGAAACGCTCTGGGGCTTTGCTGCCATATTATTCTCGGCGATATTATACGCCGGAAACTTGGTGATCCAGCGTTATCAGGCCTTGCGTGTTGGCCCGATAGAAGTCAGTTTCTTCCAAAACCTGATTGTCTTTCTGGCCTATCTGGCGGTTGCACCATGGTTTGCAATTGTGCCTGAAGCCTCGGCGTGGCCTATGATAACATTGGCCGCGACATTGGCAATCATCTCGATCCTGTTGATCATGTGGGGTTATGCGCGTGCCGAAGCACAGTTGCTGGTTAATCTGGAATATAGCGCCTTCATCTGGGCCGCTCTATTTGGTTGGGTGTATTTTGATGAACCGGTTACTGCCTCTACTGTGTTTGGAACGGTGTTGATCGTCGCCGGTTGCATCATGGCGACCCGCCGCGATCGGCCCGTCGCTCATGTAGAAACCACGGCTCTTTAGTATGGCGCTTCGGATCAAAAACCGGGATGCGCGTCGCTTGTGGCTGGATCGCCAGGGTCTGGCGCGGACGCCAACCGGGACGCTAGACTTGCTCCAGATCATAACAGATCTGGGATTTGTGCAGCTCGATACGATCCGTAATGTGACGCGTGCGCATCATCATATCTTGTGGAGCCGCAATCAAAATTATCGTGAGCCGATGCTGAACACATTGCTGGCCAAAGACCGGTCTGTATTTGAGCATTTCACCCATGATGCATCCGTGTTGCCGATGGAATTTTATCCGCTTTGGCAGCGTCAGTTTCGTCGCCTTGGCCAGCGCGTTGGTAAACACAAGGTGATGGATGACAAAGACATAGCGGCAATCAAGGCACGCATCGCAGCAGAAGGTCCGCTATCTACTCATGCGTTCGATACGAAAATTGAGGGCAAGAAGGAAATGTGGGCGCGGCCGCCGCATAAGCGAGTCTTGGATCAACTGTGGTATGCCGGGCAGTTGTCGACGTCCCATCGCGAGAAGTTTATTAAATATTATGACCTCACGGAACGGGTTGTACCTGCTGCTCATCGGGAAGTCGAACATAGTGATGAGTATCAGATGGATTGGCTATGCAAGGCCGCACTTGATCGGCTGGGCTTTGGAACGCTGGGCGAGATACAGAGGTTTTGGGCGGCCCTTGATGCTAGGGAAGTGAAAATTTGGGCTGACCAAACTGCCGGTCATTTGGTTCCGGTCGAGCTAGAAACAGTGAACGGCGATTGGATCAACATGGTCGCAGCGCCCGAGATCGAGACTCTATTAGAAGAAACTTGTGCGCCAACATCCCGGCTACGGATATTAAGTCCATTTGACCCTGCGGTTCGGGATCGGACACGGCTTGCACGGCTTTTTGGCTTTGACTATCGCATCGAGATATTTGTGCCTGCTGCCCAGCGGCGCTGGGGCTATTATGTCTACCCACTATTGGAACGCGACAGGTTTGTGGGTCGGATCGAGCTCAAGGCCGATCGCAAGGCTGGGGTTTTGAAGGTGATTCAGATATGGCTCGAACAAGGCGTGAGGTGGACCGGCGCCCGCGCCAACAAGCTTGATGCAGAACTGGCGCGTCTGGCCCGTTTGATCGGTGCCGAAACGATCGAGTGGCAATGCGACCCCGTCAAGGGCTAAGCAATGCTATTTTACAATGCCGCTAAAACGCAACTCGCCTGATGCACCTGCAGCGATGGCTTTATCGAAGGACCAGCGAATGTGAGTTACATCGCTCGGCTGCGCGGCTCGAGTAATGTTTACACTTTCCGATTCTGCGCCGTCTATGGTCGTCTCGGTAATCGTCAGTCCGATCAGTTCACCAAAATTTTTACCGCCATCCACAGAGAGCATGGCCCAGTTCTCATTGACGCCTGTAAAGGCGACCGCTGAATGCACCGGATTGTTGACGACAAATCCGGTGACGGCTGTGCTGCCGGTATTGTGATAGCTGTTGATGAAAACCAGTTTATCACCTGGAATGACTTTCACGTCGCCTGGCTGATATAATTTGGTTGCTGTCTGTCCGGTCGCGTCCTGTTCGTTGCGTTCAACCAGAACTTTACTTTCGATTTTCACATTGGCGCGAGGATCAGCGGCCTGGATAGATGCTTGGAGAGGAGAAGCGTGCGCAGATTGTGCCACGACCATGCCGGTCGACAACATGCCTACGACAATCGCGGCTTCGATCATTATGGTCCGTTTACTCGACATGATTTTACATTCCCACATTGTTTTGGCCCCGGATACGCAGGGGCATTCATATCATCAGGCAAAATATGGGCTAACTTGGTTAACAACTGGTTAAAAGTAACAGCGACGGTCGGTCGAAAAACTGTTCTGGAGGCTGCTCCAGCCTCCGATTCTCTGCAAATGGTCGGGATAATTAAAACATCCGCCCGAATCGCCGCCAATTTCATTGGCTTCCGCCATTCGGACGGTCTAAAGAATCGGTCATGGACCTGATCGCGTATCGTTGCCGCCTGTTGATGTTGCAGGTTGGCCTAGTCCTTGTGGCTGCACTGTTAGATGTACCTTCACCCCTCCTTGCGCAAACTCAAGACAGCCGAAGTGCTGCCGAACGATTGGACGACGCGATAGCTGAAGACAGTATCGCCGATCAGCAACCGCTGGATCCGGACGAACCGCTCACTGAATTTCCAGACTTTGGGGTTGAATGGCCAGAAGTTGACTCTCCCAATTCTGACAAAGGCAATCCATCGAGGCCAGATACAAAGACACTGGAAGATCTGGAAATGGATCGGCGTTTTGCTGAAGAAGAGATTGCCGAAATAGAGGATGATTCGATCCGACAGGAGGCCGAGGCCGAACTTGAAGACGGTCTCGCCGCCAATTTTCGTCCCACCGATGCCATGACCGAGCGCGACTATACTATAGCATTTACCGGCTTGCCTGATGGGCTTGATGACAGCTTTGACATTCGTTTCAAAATTCTTTCTGCCTTGAAGGAATATCAGAGCGAGGAAGCCAACTTCGCACAAATTAAACGGCGAGCAGAGACTGATCGGGAGCTCGTGGAACGGTTGTTGCGGATTGATGGATATTATGATGCAATTGTGGGTAATCGTTTTGCCGAGCAGGCGGATGGAGACATTACCGTAACGATCGCGGTGACCGCCGGACCACAATATAGACTGGATGAAATCAGTATTGCCGGCGTCGAGCAAGCGCAAGGCGACGACCCTAAAAATTTCCGCGAAGCTTTCGGTTTGCAGTCTGGTGATGTGGTCAATAGCGACGCAATTGTGGAGGCTACGACAAGCCTTGCTTCGAACATGACCGAGAATGGATATGCGTTCGCAGAGACCGGCGAGCCGGAACTGACTATCGATCATGCCGAACAAGAAGGTGATCTTGATATCATTGTCACTCCCGGCGGGAAATATGTGTTTGGTTCAATCATTATGCAAAGTACCGAGCTTTTTAGCCCGGAGCATGCTGAGTTAATTGCGCGGTTTGAAGAGGGTGATCTCTACAGGCAATCAGACGTCGAGGATCTTCGCAGAGCCTTGATCGCAACTGGTCTGGTATCGACTGTCACTCTGGAACCTGTCGCGTCTGATGACGAAGCAGGTGTTGTCAATCTCGCCGCCAATGTGACACCGGCACCGCTGCGCACAATATCCGGTGCGATTGGCTATGGCACAGGCGAGGGCCTCCGTTCAGAAGTCAGTTGGGAACATCGCAACCTGTTCCCGCCAGAAGGGTTGATCCGGCTGACCGGGGTGCTGGCAACTCAGGAGCAGTCGGGCAGCATTACCTATCGCCGCAATAACTTCCGCCGCCGCGATAATGTACTTAATGGTCAAGTCGCCCTGAGCAATATCGACAACTCGGCTTTTGAAGCACGGACATTTTCCGTTTCCGCCAATATCGAGCGGCAAAGCAATCTGATTTTTCAAAAGAAATGGAATTGGTCTGCAGGAATCGAACTGCTCGCTTCGCAAGAGCGTGATATTGACGGTGAGAATCAGACAACTTCGCGCGACACTTTTTTTATCGGCGCGCTGCCGGTGAATCTTGCCTATGATGGGAGTGATAATTTACTCGACCCAACTACCGGTTTTAGACTCAGCGCTCGCATATCGCCCGAAGCTTCGCTGCAATCCGGGAGCTTCTTCTATGCCCGCAGTCAATTTGATGCCAGCGGCTATTATCCGGTGTCCGAGAAGATCGTCCTTGCAGGACGGACCCGGTTTGGTTCCATTGTCGGCGCAGGAAGCAATCGCATCGCTCCTTCCCGCCGTCTCTATGCTGGTGGTGGTGGTTCAGTCCGCGGTTTCGGTTTTCAACGTATTGGTCCGCGCGATGTAAATAACGACCCGGCGGGAGGGCGTTCTCTTGTCGAGTTTTCGCTGGAGGCGCGCGTGCGGCTTGATGTGTTCGGCGGTAATCTCGGGGTCGTGCCATTTATCGACGCAGGCAATGTCTATACTGATTCCCTGCCCGATTTCAGTGGGTTGCGGTTCGGAACAGGCTTGGGACTGCGTTACTATAGCGACTTCGGTCCGATCCGCGTGGATGTCGGTACGCCGATTAACCCACAGCAAGGCGATTCCCGGATCGCGGTTTACGTTTCACTGGGCCAGGCGTTCTGATGGTTGACAATGCACCCGTGCCTGATGCCGAACCTGTGAAGTCTCGCCGCTTGATACCCCGGGCGATATGGGCCGTATTGGGAACAGTGTTGCTGGTGATTGCTATCGCTTTGGCCGGCGCTGCCTTTTGGCTGGACAGTGACAGTGGTCACGACTTTATCATTGGTCAGGTTGAGGCGCTGGAGCCGGAAGATGGATTGCGCGTTGCGATCGGCGGAATTGACGGATCGATCTACAGCGAGATGGAAATTGTCGATCTGCGGCTATCGGACCCGAAGGGTATATTTTTTGAAGCTGACCGGGTTGCCTTGGACTGGAATCCGCTCGCCTGGATTTTCAACGAGCTGAACATTTCCGAGGCGGTGGTTGCCAAAGCCCGTCTTCATCGCCTGCCCGAACTTATCGACACACAGACGGAGAGCCCGCTCTTACCGGATTTCGATATCTACCTTGGTGCTTTCCGGGCAGATAGCCTTGTTCTCGGCGCCCCCATTACCGGCGAAGAACAGCGCGCCGATGTGACCGGGGCCGTCGATATTCGATCTGGCCGGGCAATGGTTTCTCTGGACGCGGCGACCACGCGCAGCGGTGACAAGATCAATATCATGTTGAATGCGGAGCCAGAGCGGCAAAAGCTTGATCTGAACGCCGAGATCACGGCTCCCAAAGGCGGTTTAATAGCCGGTTTTCTGGGTTTTCAGCAAGATTATGCAATCACTCTTTCCGGTGATGGTGATTGGGCCAAATGGGATGGCGAGCTGTTGGCAAATAGCGCTGATCAACAGATTGCAGAACTGACCCTGGAGGCGCGCGAAGGGCTATTCGGCTATGACGGCAACATTTCATCTATCCTTTTTCCGAGCGGGCTTGCACGAAAATTGGCAGCACCACGCCTGGGCATAGCTGGCACTGCGTCGTTGGAGGATCGGCTGATCGCTCTTGATCTGACAGCGCGATCCAATGCGGCGGCAATGACGGCGAATGGTGGTATTGATCTGGCGCGCAATGCGCTTGATGCGTTGCGTGTGGAATTTTATCTGCGCAACCCTGGCGCGTTGATCACCAATATGAAGGCGCAGGATCTGCAACTTAATGCGCTGCTCAACGGAAAGTTTTCCGAACTGCGCTACCAATATCTGCTAACTGCACCGCAATTGGCCTTTGGCAAAACCCTGTTGAGCAATGTCAGAGCATCGGGTGAGGGCAAACGGGATGCCGGTGGATTTGATATTCCTATGGACCTTGCAGTGGCGTCTTTGATCGGAAATGGCGATCTGCTCAAACAGCTTTTATCTGGATTTGACGGCAAAGCTTTTTTGCGCCTGGAAGACGGGCGGCTATTTGCCGAGAGCGCTGCGATCACAACTGATGCGATTCGCGCGACCGCTGATATAGAGGCGCGACTGGCGACTGGCGAATATCGGATTGCCATTGATGGACAGGCACCCGGCTTTGGCATTAACGGCGTTGGTGTCGCTGATGTTATCGCAACGGTGGTACTAGGCCCAGGTGCTGGCGGGCTCGCTATCACGGGTGATGTCACAGCAAATTTGCGACGGTTCGACAATGAGTTCCTGCGGGAACTGGGCGGCGGATTGCCAGAAATCAAGACCGGGTTGTTGCTAGGCGATGACAAGAAGCTGCGCTTTCCCGGTTTGAACATAAGGGCCCCGAAGCTCAGTTTCAGCGGCAGCGGGGTCCAGCAAACCGCGACCATATTCGAGTTTACTGGAAGCGGCGAGCATGACCAATATGGCAGCTTTGATCTGGCACTCGAAGGGCCGCTCGCAAGGCCGCAAATTACCGCCTTGCTTGATAGTCCGTTGCCAGCGGCCGGCTTGTCGTCTGTGCAACTAGATCTGAATCCTGCGGAAAATGGATTCGTCTTTACCGCTTCAGGAGGATCAACCCTCGGGCCGTTTACTGGCAATGGCGCCATTGTCACGGTGCCGGGTGAAGAGACAAGAGTGCGTGTGGACAGGCTGTTGGTGTCCGAAACAATGGCAACAGGCATCATCCGTCCAACGAGCGAGGGGCTGGCCGGAAGGTTGGCGATCAGTGGCGGCGGAGTAAATGGCAATGTCTCGTTTAAACCTGACCCAGGTCGACAGCTTATCCAGGCGAAACTGACTGCAAATAATGCCCGCTTTGAGGGCGTACCACCGATTTTCATTCGTACTGGTGCCCTGGATGCCGATATTGTCCTAATCGAAGGCCAGTCTGATATCACCGCGACCGTGCAAGCACAGGGCATCAGTCGGGGCGATCTGATGATCGGCCGGGTAGCTGGCAATGCGACCCTAACCAACGGGACCGGAGAAGCAGTCTTCTCGATCGCAGGTACACGCGGAAGTACATTTAATTTTCAGGCCAAAGCCGAAATCACGCCAGATCGCTATGTGATGACCGGCAATGGTTTGTTCGAAGGGCGAACGTTGCGGTTCGCGCGCCCGCTTGAATTGCGACGGATCACTGACGGTTGGTCAGTTTTACCGACCACTTTGCGCTACGGCTCGGGCTCCGCTCGTTTCTCTGGCCAGTGGAGCAGCGGCACGTCTCGGCTCGATTTGACCCTGTCTAGAATGCCGTTGGTACTGGTGGATATTGCCGCCCATGATCTCGGACTGGGCGGAGAGGCCAATGGCACGATCAAGCTGACGCAGACCGGATCGCAAATGCCAACCGGCGAGGCGAAACTAAACGTTAAGGGACTCACCCGTTCCGGATTGATCCTGACCTCTACGCCGATAGATATGGGTTTGAATATCGCGGTATCAGAGCGAAATGCTGCAGCGCGCGGAATCATCCAGTCGCAGTCCAAGACAATTGGGCGGTTTCAGGGACGCGTAACCGGTTTCGGGGACGGGAACTGGCGTGATGAATTGCTGCGTAGTCCCCTGTTCGCACAGGCTCGGTTCAACGGCGCTGCCGATGCCTTGTGGCGACTGACCGGGGTTGAGACATTTGATCTCACAGGGCCATTGGTGATGAATGCTGATGTTGGTGGTACGCTCGCCAATCCGCAAATAACTGGCCAACTGCGGACCAGCAATGCCCGTTTGGAAAGCGCTCTGACCGGCACGGTTATTTCCGGGATTAAGGCAAAGGGTGACTTTGACGGTTCGCGTCTGGTGCTCCCCAACATCACTGGCGTGACAAGAGGTGGTGGTTCAGTCAGTGGGTCAGGTAATTTCAACTTTGCGGTTGCGCCGGGGGAAGGCATTGGAATCATGCTCGACCTCACGGCTGAAAATGCACGATTGATTGCCCGCGATGATTTTGCCGCAACCGTCAGCGGGCCAATCCAGATTCGCAGTTCGGCCGAAGGCGGTTTGATCTCTGGCGATGTCACATTGAATCGCAGTTTCTTTCAGTTTGGCAATGCCAGCGAGACCGTTGTCTTGCCGCAGGTTAAAGTGCGAGAGATTAATCGCCGAGCCGACGAGCGCCCGCCGGATGTGCGCAGTCGCCCGTGGCGTTTCGCGCTCAACGCCAATGCTCCCAATCGCTTGCAGGTCGAGGGTCTGGGCCTCGACAGCGAATGGCGCGCAAATTTGAAAGTTTCTGGCCCCGTCGATAATTTTGCGATGACGGGAAGCGCTGATCTTGTCCGCGGGAACTACACTTTTTCCGGCCGCCGGTTTCAGCTTGAGCGGGGAAGGATCCGTTTTGTCGGTAGCCAGCCACCCAATCCAATATTGGATATTGAGGCGGAAGCAGACCTGAGCGGCCTTAACGCCACGATCAATGTTACCGGACGTGGCAATAGTCCGGAGATCGCCTTTAATAGCGTACCAGCCTTGCCAGAGGACGAGCTATTGTCCCGGGTTCTGTTCGGAGCATCGATTTCTGATCTCTCGGCTCCGGAAGCTGTGCAGCTGGCCGCTGCGGTCGCATCGCTCAATAGCGGTGGCGGACTGGATCCGATCAACCAGTTGCGCAAAGCGGTGGGACTGGATCGGCTGCGCATTTTGCCAGCAGACGTTACAACCGGTCAAAGCACTTCTATTGCAGCGGGCAAATATATCACACGCAGAGCCTATGTAGAGCTGATTACCGATGGTCAGGGATATAGCGCAACGCGACTGGAGTTTCAGATCACCCGTTGGTTGTCGATATTGTCCAGCATCTCAACCATTGGTCGGCAGAATGTCAATGTACGAGTTTCGCGCGACTATTGACCCTTCTGTTTTGGACAATGAATGAAACAAAAACCCGGAGCAATTGCTTGCCCCGGGTTTCAAAATCATGACTGTTGGTTTTAGGCCGAATAATACATGTCGAACTCAACCGGGCTTGGTGTAGTTTCCAGACGGCTGACTTCTTCCCATTTCAATTCGGCATAAGCGTCGATCTGATCCTTGGTGAACACATCGCCTTTGAGCAGGAATTCGTGATCGGCTTCCAATGCCTCGAGAGCTTCACGTAGCGAACCACATACGGTGGGCACTTCGGCCAGTTCCGCAGGCGGTAGGTCATATAGGTTTTTATCCATTGCCTCACCGGGGTGGATTTTGTTCTCAATGCCGTCGAGACCTGCCATCAGCAGTGCCGCAGCAGACAGATATGGGTTGGCCAGTGCATCGGGGAAACGGAATTCTACACGCTTCGCCTTGTCACCCGCACCATAAGGAATACGGCAGGAAGCAGAACGATTGCGGCTCGAATAAGCGAGCAGCACTGGTGCTTCAAATCCAGGAACCAGGCGCTTATAACTGTTGGTTGTGGCGTTGGTAAACGCGTTACACGCCTTGGCATGTTTGATCACACCGCCAATATAGTGAAGGCAGGTTTCGGACAAACCGGCGTATTCATTGCCTGCAAATAGTGGCTTGCCACCTTTCCAGATCGACATATGGGTATGCATGCCTGAACCGTTATCATCCTTGATAGGTTTCGGCATGAAGGTCGCCGTTTTGCCATAAGCATGAGCGACTTGCTGCACCACATATTTATAAACTTGTGTGCGATCGGCGGTTTCAACCAGCGTGCCAAAGGTAATGCCAAGCTCATGCTGCGCAGCGGCTACCTCGTGGTGATGCTTGTCCATGGGCAAGCCCATTTCCATCATTGTGGCAACCATTTCACCGCGAATATCCATGGCGCTGTCCACTGGCGCGACGGGGAAGTAACCACCTTTGGCGCGTGGACGATGACCCATATTGCCAATGTCATAGTCACGTCCGGTATTGGTCGGCAGTTCGACATCATCAATTTTGAAGCCGCTACGGTCATAGCCATCTTCAAATTTCACGTCATCAAACATGAAAAACTCTGGCTCTGGGCCAACATAGACGGTGTCGCCAATGCCGGTTGACTTCAAATAAGCCTCGGCGCGCACGGCGGTCGAGCGCGGATCGCGGCCATAAAGCGAACCATCACCTGGTTCGACAATATTACAGACGAGAACCATCATCGGCGTGGCTGAAAACGGATCCATATAGACGGCGTCGAGATCGGGACGCAGGATCATGTCGGATTCGTTGATCACTTTCCAACCTTCGATGGATGACCCGTCGAACATGAAGCCTTCTTCCAGTATATCTTCGTCCACCACTTCAGCGCACATGGACAGATGCTGCCATTTCCCGCGCGGATCAGTGAAACGCACATCGACCCACTCGATCTCGTGCTCTTTGATCATCTTCATGATGTCTGCGGTAGTATTGCCCATTATTTCGTCCCTTGGTTTGTTTTGAAGTTTGGTTTTAGAATTTGAAAATTAAAGAATGTCTGCTGGCTGAAACACTGCCTTAGATCGCATCGCTATCACGTTCGCCGGTGCGAATACGAAGAGCGGATTCGACTGGAATGACAAAAATCTTGCCATCGCCAATACGGCCTGTTTGCGCTGCTGTAGAAATGGCCTCCACAACCCGTTCCGCAAGATTATCATCGACAACAACTTCGAGCTTCACCTTGGGCAGGAAGTCAACGACATATTCGGCACCCCGATAAAGTTCCGTGTGACCTTTCTGACGGCCGAAGCCTTTTGCTTCGGTGACAGTTATGCCGGATACTCCCACCTCATGAAGCGCCTCTTTGACTTCGTCGAGTTTGAAAGGCTTGATGATCGCTTCAATCTTTTTCATTTTTGTTCGTTCCTGTCCCGTTTACTCACGTGCTGGCGCGCTTATGCAGCACCAAAATCGGGCGCACTTGCCCGGTACAATTCAATTACCATGCCAGATTGGAATCGTGAAAAGAATCGCCGGTAAACTGCTAAAGCCAAACGGTGACAGTTTCAATGCCGCCCAAAAAACAGGCATTTTTCAACGCTGCCGCCTAAAAATTAGGCAGCGCTAAGCCGCTTCAGCTAACGTCCAATCGGGGCAGTTACATCTGCGACATTGGCCTTGGTCCAATTGGATCGGTCAATAACATAATGACGCAGTGCTTCGACCTGGCTTTCCTTTAACTGCGAGGAAAAGCTGACCATGCCATGCTGTTTGAGCGCACCGCCGGTGATAATCGAAGCCCATGCTTCTTCGCTTGCCAAGGTACCGGAGATACGCAGATCGGGCGTGAAGCCATTGCCGACAGCGCTGTCACCGTGACAGACGAGACAAAAACGGCCGTAAAGCGCTTTGCCATCGGCAATCTGTGCCGGCGTGCCGGTTGGTTCGGGCGGGTTCCAGACAACTTCACTTTTCTCTGGCAGTGCTGGCAAGCTGGTCCTGCCGCCCAATTTCATTACAACCAGCCGCGGAATATTCGGAACCGTCCGCGATGCGCCACCCGCCACGCCGGCAACCAATGGAAAGGCGCCGCCCTTGCTGGTTAGGAACGCGACATATTGCTCGTCATCTATCATGTAAGTGGAGGGCGCAGCGACAATTCCCGATTGCATATCCACGCTCAAAAGCTCTTCGCCGCTATCCGCCGCAAAAGCTTTGAACAGCCCAACACTGGTGCCCTGAAACACAAGGTTGCCCGCGGTCG
Proteins encoded in this region:
- a CDS encoding P-II family nitrogen regulator codes for the protein MKKIEAIIKPFKLDEVKEALHEVGVSGITVTEAKGFGRQKGHTELYRGAEYVVDFLPKVKLEVVVDDNLAERVVEAISTAAQTGRIGDGKIFVIPVESALRIRTGERDSDAI
- the glnA gene encoding type I glutamate--ammonia ligase, which codes for MGNTTADIMKMIKEHEIEWVDVRFTDPRGKWQHLSMCAEVVDEDILEEGFMFDGSSIEGWKVINESDMILRPDLDAVYMDPFSATPMMVLVCNIVEPGDGSLYGRDPRSTAVRAEAYLKSTGIGDTVYVGPEPEFFMFDDVKFEDGYDRSGFKIDDVELPTNTGRDYDIGNMGHRPRAKGGYFPVAPVDSAMDIRGEMVATMMEMGLPMDKHHHEVAAAQHELGITFGTLVETADRTQVYKYVVQQVAHAYGKTATFMPKPIKDDNGSGMHTHMSIWKGGKPLFAGNEYAGLSETCLHYIGGVIKHAKACNAFTNATTNSYKRLVPGFEAPVLLAYSSRNRSASCRIPYGAGDKAKRVEFRFPDALANPYLSAAALLMAGLDGIENKIHPGEAMDKNLYDLPPAELAEVPTVCGSLREALEALEADHEFLLKGDVFTKDQIDAYAELKWEEVSRLETTPSPVEFDMYYSA
- a CDS encoding translocation/assembly module TamB domain-containing protein; this translates as MVDNAPVPDAEPVKSRRLIPRAIWAVLGTVLLVIAIALAGAAFWLDSDSGHDFIIGQVEALEPEDGLRVAIGGIDGSIYSEMEIVDLRLSDPKGIFFEADRVALDWNPLAWIFNELNISEAVVAKARLHRLPELIDTQTESPLLPDFDIYLGAFRADSLVLGAPITGEEQRADVTGAVDIRSGRAMVSLDAATTRSGDKINIMLNAEPERQKLDLNAEITAPKGGLIAGFLGFQQDYAITLSGDGDWAKWDGELLANSADQQIAELTLEAREGLFGYDGNISSILFPSGLARKLAAPRLGIAGTASLEDRLIALDLTARSNAAAMTANGGIDLARNALDALRVEFYLRNPGALITNMKAQDLQLNALLNGKFSELRYQYLLTAPQLAFGKTLLSNVRASGEGKRDAGGFDIPMDLAVASLIGNGDLLKQLLSGFDGKAFLRLEDGRLFAESAAITTDAIRATADIEARLATGEYRIAIDGQAPGFGINGVGVADVIATVVLGPGAGGLAITGDVTANLRRFDNEFLRELGGGLPEIKTGLLLGDDKKLRFPGLNIRAPKLSFSGSGVQQTATIFEFTGSGEHDQYGSFDLALEGPLARPQITALLDSPLPAAGLSSVQLDLNPAENGFVFTASGGSTLGPFTGNGAIVTVPGEETRVRVDRLLVSETMATGIIRPTSEGLAGRLAISGGGVNGNVSFKPDPGRQLIQAKLTANNARFEGVPPIFIRTGALDADIVLIEGQSDITATVQAQGISRGDLMIGRVAGNATLTNGTGEAVFSIAGTRGSTFNFQAKAEITPDRYVMTGNGLFEGRTLRFARPLELRRITDGWSVLPTTLRYGSGSARFSGQWSSGTSRLDLTLSRMPLVLVDIAAHDLGLGGEANGTIKLTQTGSQMPTGEAKLNVKGLTRSGLILTSTPIDMGLNIAVSERNAAARGIIQSQSKTIGRFQGRVTGFGDGNWRDELLRSPLFAQARFNGAADALWRLTGVETFDLTGPLVMNADVGGTLANPQITGQLRTSNARLESALTGTVISGIKAKGDFDGSRLVLPNITGVTRGGGSVSGSGNFNFAVAPGEGIGIMLDLTAENARLIARDDFAATVSGPIQIRSSAEGGLISGDVTLNRSFFQFGNASETVVLPQVKVREINRRADERPPDVRSRPWRFALNANAPNRLQVEGLGLDSEWRANLKVSGPVDNFAMTGSADLVRGNYTFSGRRFQLERGRIRFVGSQPPNPILDIEAEADLSGLNATINVTGRGNSPEIAFNSVPALPEDELLSRVLFGASISDLSAPEAVQLAAAVASLNSGGGLDPINQLRKAVGLDRLRILPADVTTGQSTSIAAGKYITRRAYVELITDGQGYSATRLEFQITRWLSILSSISTIGRQNVNVRVSRDY